Proteins found in one Micromonospora sp. WMMD1082 genomic segment:
- a CDS encoding peptidase, whose translation MVVRLSRYRLLALFCGVLTALTLTTPAIAAPVQVGAVRSDAAAGWLARQLVDGERFEAVFDGVAYPDQGLTLDAVLAFAAAGVADDFGARALAWVSRPEVRDGYVGDSAPEAYAGATAKLALAVAVRGGDPTDVGGVDLVARLLSLQTPSGRFTDRSAWGDFSNAFSQSFALLALDRTAQGVPAVAAGWLAGTRCPDGGYPLLPAQPVCVSDVDATAVVVQALRAAGRWADAAAGLRWLVSVQHVDGGFANAGGIANANSTGLAAQALRDGGRPLAWLRARVFLAGLQVGCAAPVADRGAVDFDGGAFDPDTATRATAQAVLGLTGTGYARLSAATATPGAPILPCR comes from the coding sequence ATGGTCGTCCGCCTGAGCCGGTACCGCCTGCTCGCCCTGTTCTGCGGTGTGCTCACCGCTCTCACTCTCACCACCCCGGCGATCGCCGCACCCGTTCAGGTCGGTGCGGTTCGGTCGGACGCGGCTGCTGGCTGGTTGGCTCGCCAGTTGGTCGACGGGGAACGTTTCGAGGCCGTCTTCGACGGCGTCGCGTATCCGGACCAGGGGCTGACTCTCGACGCGGTTCTCGCGTTCGCCGCTGCCGGTGTCGCCGACGACTTCGGGGCGCGGGCTCTGGCCTGGGTCAGCCGACCGGAGGTCCGGGACGGGTATGTCGGCGACAGCGCCCCGGAGGCGTACGCGGGTGCGACCGCCAAGCTGGCCCTCGCCGTGGCGGTACGCGGTGGCGACCCGACCGACGTCGGCGGTGTGGATCTCGTCGCCCGGTTGCTGTCGCTGCAGACGCCCAGCGGCCGGTTCACTGACCGGTCAGCGTGGGGCGACTTCAGCAACGCGTTCAGCCAGTCGTTCGCGCTCCTCGCGCTGGACCGCACCGCCCAGGGCGTACCGGCGGTCGCCGCCGGGTGGCTGGCCGGTACCCGGTGCCCGGACGGCGGCTATCCGCTGCTGCCGGCGCAGCCGGTCTGCGTCTCCGATGTGGACGCCACCGCCGTCGTGGTGCAGGCGTTGCGGGCCGCGGGCCGGTGGGCCGACGCCGCCGCGGGCCTGCGCTGGCTGGTGTCCGTGCAGCACGTCGACGGCGGGTTCGCCAACGCCGGCGGGATCGCGAACGCCAACAGCACCGGGCTGGCGGCACAGGCGCTGCGCGACGGCGGTAGGCCACTGGCCTGGTTGCGGGCCCGCGTCTTCCTGGCCGGTCTGCAGGTCGGTTGCGCCGCGCCGGTGGCCGACCGGGGCGCGGTCGACTTCGACGGCGGCGCCTTCGACCCGGACACCGCCACCCGCGCCACCGCCCAGGCCGTCCTCGGCCTGACCGGCACCGGATACGCCCGGCTTTCCGCCGCCACCGCGACTCCCGGCGCGCCCATCCTGCCCTGCCGCTGA
- a CDS encoding anchored repeat-type ABC transporter permease subunit — protein MSITDFLTDLLNPDLAFLPKALAIAVMSSIVCGVVGCYVVLRGMAFIGDAVAHAVFPGIAIAFVLQSSLVLGGAVAGVATALLIAIFAQNRRVKEDSIIGVFLVGAFALGIVIISQAPGYAGSLQQFLFGSITGIPDRDLYVVGGTGLVILGLVLALHKEFVSVCLDREMSRSMGLPVFWLDIALYVLVTLAVVISLQTIGNILVLALLITPAAAARLLTDRLGVMMLLAPLIGGTSALVGLYLSWSYDTPVGGTIVLVATVIFLAAWLCAPRHGLLTKRWRRPHAQKPDDVTRPSPLPDLAHPQGSSPAMQ, from the coding sequence ATGTCAATCACCGACTTCCTCACCGACCTGCTCAACCCCGACCTCGCGTTCCTGCCCAAGGCGCTGGCGATCGCGGTCATGTCCAGCATCGTCTGCGGCGTCGTCGGCTGCTACGTCGTCCTCCGAGGGATGGCCTTCATCGGCGACGCCGTGGCCCACGCCGTCTTCCCGGGCATCGCGATCGCCTTCGTCCTGCAGAGCAGCCTGGTCCTCGGCGGCGCCGTCGCCGGCGTCGCCACCGCACTGCTGATCGCGATCTTCGCGCAAAACAGACGCGTCAAGGAAGACTCGATCATCGGCGTCTTCCTGGTCGGCGCCTTCGCCCTCGGCATCGTCATCATCTCGCAGGCCCCCGGCTACGCCGGATCACTGCAACAGTTCCTGTTCGGCTCGATCACCGGCATCCCCGACCGGGACCTCTACGTCGTCGGCGGCACCGGCCTGGTCATCCTCGGGCTGGTGCTTGCGCTACACAAGGAATTCGTCTCCGTCTGCCTGGACCGGGAAATGTCCCGCTCCATGGGGCTGCCGGTCTTCTGGCTCGACATCGCCCTCTACGTCCTGGTCACTCTGGCCGTGGTGATCTCGTTGCAGACTATCGGCAACATCCTCGTCCTCGCGCTGCTGATCACTCCGGCCGCGGCGGCCCGCCTGCTCACCGACCGGCTCGGCGTGATGATGCTGCTCGCCCCGCTGATCGGCGGCACCTCGGCGCTCGTCGGACTTTACCTGTCCTGGAGCTACGACACCCCCGTCGGCGGCACCATCGTCCTGGTCGCCACCGTCATCTTCCTCGCCGCCTGGCTGTGCGCCCCCCGGCACGGCCTGTTGACCAAACGGTGGCGTCGTCCCCATGCGCAGAAACCCGATGATGTCACCCGACCCTCGCCGCTGCCCGACCTCGCTCACCCGCAGGGTTCCTCACCGGCTATGCAGTAG
- a CDS encoding prenyltransferase/squalene oxidase repeat-containing protein, with the protein MPRFPLRRVGAGLGVATTTVLALVAATPLGGAAASSPAHAAAARDAASWLAGEYADGALPGPFAAQDWGLSIDGLLALAATGVAAPTQRAATAQIAAHVRSYNSYDDWGIEGFTDGGATAKLLYAASAANADPTDFGGWDLRAETLALIAGADTGHQHGRITSRTSEATGPDPSNTFDQSFAVLGLARSGGVPQETVDFLVRQQCTAGGFRLYPDADGAPSPSCDAQTNATLDVDSTAMAVQALLASGATGADDAARRGADWLVAQQSVDGSFGGSGPTSGANSNSTGLAGQALAAAGRDTEAARAAEALAALQLTAGNGGAAAADAGAIAYNTEALTEAVSTGIAEHLRDQWRRATAQALLGLAQVPLGRIGLDPPPSGEPTPSTTASPTPTGSATPTGSPTPTASPTPTASPTDSPTPSASPSDPPPSPTATTPTPTPSATSPAAGGPGRLPTTGAAIGAYALTALLLVGGGAVLLLLGRRRAT; encoded by the coding sequence ATGCCCAGGTTCCCGCTCCGGCGCGTCGGCGCCGGTCTCGGCGTCGCCACCACCACGGTGCTCGCCCTCGTCGCCGCCACACCCCTCGGCGGGGCGGCCGCATCCTCCCCGGCCCACGCCGCCGCCGCGCGTGACGCCGCGTCCTGGCTCGCCGGCGAGTACGCCGACGGCGCACTGCCCGGGCCGTTCGCTGCCCAGGACTGGGGGTTGAGCATCGACGGCCTGCTCGCCCTCGCCGCCACCGGCGTGGCCGCACCGACCCAGCGGGCGGCGACCGCGCAGATAGCCGCGCACGTGCGGTCCTACAACAGCTACGACGACTGGGGCATCGAGGGCTTTACCGACGGTGGTGCCACCGCGAAACTGCTCTACGCCGCCTCCGCCGCCAACGCGGATCCCACCGACTTCGGCGGCTGGGACCTGCGCGCGGAGACCCTGGCGCTGATCGCCGGGGCGGACACCGGTCACCAGCACGGCCGGATCACCAGCCGGACCAGCGAGGCGACGGGGCCGGACCCCAGCAACACCTTCGACCAGTCCTTCGCGGTGCTGGGTCTGGCCCGCAGCGGCGGCGTGCCGCAGGAGACTGTCGACTTCCTCGTCCGACAGCAATGCACCGCCGGCGGCTTCCGGCTCTACCCCGACGCCGACGGGGCACCATCGCCGTCCTGCGATGCCCAGACCAACGCCACGCTCGACGTCGACTCGACCGCGATGGCCGTCCAAGCGCTGCTGGCAAGCGGCGCCACCGGCGCGGACGACGCGGCCCGGCGCGGCGCCGACTGGTTGGTGGCGCAACAAAGCGTCGATGGGTCGTTCGGCGGTTCGGGGCCGACCAGCGGCGCGAATTCCAACAGCACCGGCCTCGCCGGGCAGGCCCTCGCCGCGGCCGGCCGCGACACCGAGGCCGCACGGGCCGCCGAGGCCCTGGCGGCGCTTCAGCTCACCGCCGGCAACGGGGGCGCCGCAGCGGCCGACGCCGGCGCCATCGCGTACAACACCGAGGCGCTGACCGAGGCGGTCAGCACGGGGATCGCCGAACACCTCCGGGACCAGTGGCGCCGCGCCACCGCGCAGGCGCTGCTCGGGCTGGCCCAGGTGCCGCTGGGCCGCATCGGCCTCGACCCACCACCCTCGGGCGAACCCACCCCGTCGACCACCGCGTCGCCGACGCCGACCGGGTCAGCCACGCCCACCGGCTCACCGACCCCGACCGCCTCGCCCACGCCGACCGCCTCGCCCACCGACAGCCCGACGCCGAGCGCCTCCCCAAGCGACCCACCGCCCTCGCCCACCGCCACGACGCCGACTCCCACCCCCTCCGCCACCAGCCCCGCCGCAGGCGGGCCGGGCCGCCTGCCGACCACCGGCGCGGCGATCGGCGCGTACGCGCTCACCGCGCTGCTGCTCGTCGGCGGGGGAGCGGTACTGCTGCTCCTCGGACGGCGGCGAGCCACATGA